TGCCTCGCTGCAGATGTTGCCCTACAATTTCACCTTTCATGGCATTGAGATTCCGGTGCTTTACCTCTCGGGAGTATGCACGCTGCCTGAAGCACGCAGGAAAGGAGTCATGCATCAGCTTTTGCTGCGAAGCTTTGAAGTGGCCAGGGAGAGAGAATTTCCCATGATGTTGTTGGTGCCGCAGGAGGAGTGGTTGCTGGGCTTTTATGCCAAGTATGGCTTTGCACAAACGTTTGATGCCGGCAGGGACCCGCTGCCGTCGCTCAAGAGCTTTCTTGATGCACATTCGGGCGACCTGCAAGCAGCTTACCGCTCTTTTGATTCACAGTTTCGGGGGTGTGAGATGACACTACAGAAAACTTATGACGATTTCTGTGCCATGGTTGAGGAGGCCTCACTCTATCACTTTCCCCCCAAGAAAAATCTTACTGGCATGTCCCGTATCATCGATCTGGAGCGTCTATTGCAGATATATGCCGCAGCACAGAATGGTGTTAACTTCTCACTGAAAGTGGATGATCCATTGCTAAAACGAAACAGCGGTGCCTATGCCATATCAGGGGGCATGGTCATTAAAGATGAGCAACCGCTTGATTCGATGCTGCAGCTGTCAATAACTGATCTTACGCAACACCTCATGGGGTATCATACCAGTGAAGAGGCCGGGCCGGTCACCACCCTCTTCCCGGAGAAGGCGCCGGCGATGCATTACATGTTGGAGTAGAAGGTTACCCACTCAGAGCCACTTTCGTTTCTTGAAATAATAGAGGATGAAGAGTGAGGAGAGCACCATGAAGAGGATGGCCAGAGGGTAGCCCCATTTCTTGTCGATCTCCGGCATAAAGGTGAAGTTCATCCCGTAGACGCTGGCGATAAGCGTGGGGGGCATGAAGATGACTGAAACGATGGTAAAGATCTTGATGATTTTGTTCTGTTCGATGTTCACATAACCCAGAAAGGTGTCCTGCAGGTAGTCGAGGCGGTCGAAGCTGAACTTGATGTGTTCCACCAGTGAGTTGATGTCCTTGATGATGATGGTAAGCTTTGGTTGCAGCTCATTGGGGATAAACTCACTGCGAAGCATGCCTGAGACGGTGCGCTGTTTGTCAATGATGTTCTCCCTGAGAAGCATCGTCTTTTCCTGAAGGTTCTTGATCTCGGAGAGCAGCTCCTCGTCAGCCTCTTGCAGTGTGAGCGAGTTACTGAGCTGAGTGATCTTCTGTGTCATGTTCTCGATCATGTCGGCATCGAACTCCACCCGTGTCTCCAGCAGCGCCACCAGCACGTGTGCCCCGGTGGGATAGTTCTTCGGGTTGGCTGAAATCTTCTTCACCGTCTCGTGGAAGGAACTCAGTTCCTCTCCGCGAACGGTTACCAGGATGTTGTTCTTGAGGATGAACGATACCGGATCGGTTTCGAAGTTAGAAAGCAGGAAGTTGGAGTTCACCACCAGCGTGTCGTTGGTCTCGATGTAGCGCGACGACATTTCGATCTCAATCATCTCCTCCTCCTCCTGGATGTAGATCTTCAGGAAGTCCTCCAGTTCATTTTCAACCTCCTCGTCCACGTCGTTGAGGTCAATCCACAGAAAGTTCTGTATGGGGTTTGATTTCAGGAAGTCAAGGCTGCGGCTCAGTCTTACGATGCCATCCTTGTGATAAAACAATTTTACTTCCGCCATGGTCTTTCTCTTTTAAATCGTACGTAAATCAGTCCTCTATGCCTTTTGACCTCCAGACCGTATCAACGGTTCCAGCAGGTTGGTGAGTTGCTCGAACTGCTCAATGGAGAGCTGTTCGGGTCTCATGGTGAGCATCGGGTCGTCGGGCATCGGACTCTCTTCTGACAGCAGTGACTTGATGGAGTTGCGCAGCATCTTCCGTCGCTGGTTAAAGCTGGTCTTCACTACCGTTTTGAACAATTTTTCATTACAGTCGAGCTGCTTTCGCCCGTTGCGGGTGAGCCGTACGACTGCCGATTTAACTTTGGGCGGAGGGATGAACGCCTGCTCGTTCACCGTGAAGAGGTACTCGATGTCGTACCAAGCCTGTAGCAACACACTGAGGATGCCGTAGCTCTTGTTACCGGGTGAAGCGGTCATGCGTTCCGCCACCTCCTTTTGGATCATGCCCGCGCAACAGGGTATAGACTCCTTATGGTCGAGCAATTTGAAAAAAATCTGTGAGGAGATGTTGTAAGGATAATTGCCAATCAGACAGAAGCTTCCGTTATAAAGAGTTGTGAGGTCCATCCGCAGGAAATCCTGCTCCAGGATACGGCCTTCGAGGGCAGGGTAGTGCTCTTTGAGGTAAGCTACAGACTCGCGGTCTATCTCCACCACAGTGAGATCTCTGTCCAGTTCCAGCAGTTGACGGGTGAGCATGCCGGTGCCGGGTCCCACCTCCAGCACCGGGAGAATGGGGAAGTTCTCAAGGCTCTCCGCGATGCGGCGTGCAATCGACTCATCCTTGAGAAAGTGCTGCCCTAGGTTTTTTTTTGCTCTTACCTGAAACATTGCAATCTGCCGATTATTCCTTATCTTTACCGCCGCAAAGGTAACATTTTATTATCAGAAATCTGATAAACCCATTCTAAAAAAACAAGATAGATGAGGCACACACCTTGTGCACGGAGGTGTTTGCGCCCCATTATCTCTCTTGGTGGAACAAATTAACAGTGAACAGGTGAAGATAACAGCTGAATCCCTGAAGAGCTTCCTGAAGACAGTGCTCTCCCTGCTGCTCGGATTGTTTATCATCTGGGCTATGTATCGCGACACTGATCTGGGCGAGCTGTGGGAAATCACCCGCTCGGCAAATTTCGGAATCATAGCCTTCTCCTTGATCTTCGGGTTGTTGGGCAACTTGTTGAGGGGGTTGCGCTGGGAGTTGTTTGTCAATTCACTCGGCTATCATCCTCCACGTGCCAGCCTGGTATATGCCACGCTGGGCAACTATGCGGTCAACTTTGTCCTGCCGCGCGCTGGTGATGTTTGGCGTTGTGGTGTAGTGAGCAGGTATGATCGAATTCCTTTCTCCAGAACACTGGAGACTTTTCTGATTGACAAGGTTGTCGACATCATTGCCGGTGTATCAGTGATTTTATTCAGCATGCTGTTCAGCATTGATTTTTTTGTCTCTTATTTCAGCGATAACCCGCAGTTCGGAGAAGCTCTTTCACACATGTTCTCATCTGTCTGGATTTATCTGATTCTGGTGGCGATGGTGCTGGCGGTAATTGTGATGCGAACCTTCTTCCGGCGCACCTGGCTGATGATTAAAATCAAGCGTTTTGTCAACACACTTCGCTACGACCTGCGTCTCATCTCCGGAATGAAGGAGAAAAAGAGGATAATAATCTATACGATCCTCCTTTGGTTCTCTTTTTATTTGTATTTTTACATCTGCTTCTTCGCGTTTGATTTCACTAAAGGCCTGGGACCAATGGCAGGATTGATCGTTTTCGCCATGACCAACATCGGCATCTCGGTGCCTGTACAGGGTGGCATAGGCCCCTGGCATTTCATGGTGATTTCCTCCCTGCTGATTCTGGGAGTGGCCGAGAAAGAGGCATTGGCATTCGCAGGAGCTGTCTTCACCATTCAGTCGGTCTGGCAGATTCTCTACGGCCTTGTAGGTGTCTTTGCCATGCCGCATGTGAAGCGGAAAATTGAAACAATCAACGAAAAAACCAATTAAAGATAAGTAAACATGGCTACAACAGATTTGCAAAAGCTGACGCCCCAAAGCGTTTGGAAACATTTTCATTCACTCACCCTCATACCCAGGCCCACGGGTCAGATGGAAGCGGTGACCCGTTTCGTGATGGAGTTCGGAAAAGCTTTGAACCTGGAGACACGGCAGGACGAGGTGGGCAACGTGGTGATTCACAAGCCGGCTACCAAAGGATATGAAAGTGCTAAAACGGTCATCCTGCAATCACACCTCGATATGGTGCCGCAGAAAAATGCCGATGTAGCGCATGATTTTACAAAAGATTCCATTCAGACCTTTGTCGACGGAGAGTGGGTGAAAGCCCGTTCCACCACACTGGGTGCTGACAACGGCATAGGCTGTGCCATGATGATGGCTCTCCTGGAAGATGAGACACTGGATCATCCTGCCATTGAAGCACTCTTCACCATTGATGAGGAGGTGGGCATGGATGGGGCCAACGGTCTGAAGAAAGGATTCCTGCAAGGATCACTGATGCTTAACCTCGATACAGAGGAAGATGGTGAGCTCTGCATTGGCTGTGCCGGCGGTCGGGATGTGAATGTATCCTTCCGCTACAAGCCGGATACTGAGATTGAAAAGGGAGATATTGCTTTCAAGGTGAGCCTGCGTGGGCTTAAAGGCGGCCACTCCGGGGTGCAGATTCATCTGGGAAGGGCCAATGCCAATAAGCTGATGAACCGCTTCCTGAAAGAGGTGGTCAGCAACTACGAAGCACGCATCGCCTCCATCCAGGGGGGATCGCTGCGCAACGCCATTCCCCGCGAGTCGTTCGTGGTGCTTACCATTCCCGAGCAACTCTCTGACGACTTTATGGACCTGGTGGCTGAATATGAAGAGCTGTTCCAAAACGACTTCACCGGTATTGAGGAGGGGATCTCCTTCACGGCGGAACGAACCGATTTGCCCAAGAGCCTGATACCGGAGGAGGTGCAGGATGACCTGATCAATGCGGTAGAGGGATGTCCCAACGGGGTGATCAGCTACCTGGCCGACTTTCCCGGTGTGGTCGAGAGCTCGCTCAACCTGGCACTTGTGCAGTCCTCCGACGATCGTATTGATGTGAAGCTGCTGGTGCGCAGCTCCTCCGAGAGCCGAAAGGATTGGGTCTGCTCCTCGGTGGAGAGCCTCTTCCTGCTGGCTGGTGCCCGTGTGGAATTCGACGGTGACTACCCCGGCTGGCAACCCAACGCCCAGAGCGAACTGCTGAACACCATGGAGCGTATCTATCTTGAGAAGTTCGATCAGCGGCCCAAGGTGATGGTGATCCATGCAGGCCTTGAGTGTGGCATCATCCAGTCGAACGTAGAGCAGAAACTGGACATTGTCTCTTTCGGACCTACCATCACAGGAGCTCACTCTCCCGATGAGGCGGTAAAGATTGATACCGTTGAACGTTCTTACGACTATCTGGTGTCGATTCTGAGTCAACTGAAATAGCTGTGATGCACAATACGCTGATTGTTTTTGCTTCGAATCATGGTACCGTTGAACGTTGTGCCCGCGAGCTATTCCGGCTTATGGACGGAAAGGTGGATTTGTGCAACTTGAATCGTCGTGAATCAATACCTGATCTGAATGTGTACGATTCCCTTATCGTGGGAGGATCCATTCATTATGGTAAAGTTCAGAACGTGATTGCCGGGTTTTGTAAAAACAATCAGTCGCTGCTGGCCGAGAAACGGCTGGGTCTATTTGTCAACTGTCTATACAGCGGAGAAAAAGCACAGCAACAACTCGACAAGGCTTTTCCCGAAAGCCTTGCCCGGCATGCGCTTGTGCGTGAATATTTTGGTGGTGAACTGGATGAGGAGAAAATGAACTTCTGGGAGCGTCTCATTACGAGGCAGATAGTCCGTAGTGAGGAGCTGGAGGTTTACCTCGACAAAGAAAAAATAACACGTTTTGCTAACATTATGACCTCAAACAATGAAGAGAAGGCTTGAGAAACAGCTCCTGTTACCACTGGTTCTTGTGTGCTACGCCCTCATCATGGGAGTCCTCGCTTACCCCCGTTACCGTACCTCGGGCAACTGGGGTGAGTACTTCACGATCATAGGTATCACGCTGTTGCTTGCACTCCTCCTGTATTTTCTGCTGAAGCGCAGAGAGAACATCCGCAATCGTTTCAAGGGAGAGGAATAGTTTGCCTGGGCATCAGCTGTGATGGGTTACGCCGCCAGTATGACGATCCCCAATCGATTAACCGGCTCAGGCTATTGCCTGAAAGCCGGTTTTTTTTTGAACATGTTTCACAAAATAAAAGATCTTCGTTGTCACAAAATTCCACATTCGTCGTCTTTCTTATACAAACAGATTAATTTTTGGTATGATGAAGAATAAGATTCTTGCGCTGATGGTTTTTGCGCTCCTTACAGCCGGTCTGCAGGCACAAACAAAGTTGAATGAACTGTACCGCGAATTTGCCCGTGCCGAGAATGTCACCAAGGTCAACTTGAACGGCTTTGCGCTGATGTTTGCCAAACCTTTCATGGAGGATCATGGAGATGGTAAGTTGAGCAGCATCCGTGTGCTCTCTCTCGAGGATTGTCCTCAGGAAGTGAAAGAACGATTCAGTCGTTCAGCACTGAATTTCCGTGACGATGATTTTGAACTGTTTCTCAACACCAACGATGCCAATGAGAAAGCACGGATCTTCGTGAAGATAAAAGATCAGCTCATTCGTGAGATGGTGATCATCACCACGGGCGACGATCCTGCTTTGGTACACCTGAAAGGGAAATTTCGGCCATCCGATATCGATGCGATGAGCAATGGAGGGAGGTGAATTTAAACAGCGGTTTCTCGGTTACAGCGGATTGATATACCGCTATGCCATTGCTGTTACGGGTGACCGAACAGATGCGGAGGATATTGTACAGGAGGTGTATGAGAAGCTGTGGAAGATACGTGAGACACTGGCGGTGGTGGAGAACGATGAGGCCTACGTGGTCTCGGTAGCCCGTAACTGTTCGCTCGATCGTCTCCGGAAGCAATCGAGACACCGGATCACAGCCCTCACCCCGGCAATGGAACCGGAAGACGATGGGGAGGCGTTAGCCAGCCTGGAAGCAAAAGAACAGTTGCAGCAAGTGGAGCAACTGCTTTCCACACTTCCGGTGAACCAGCAGAGAGCCATTCGCCTTCGTCATTATGCCGATCAACCGCTCCATGAAATTGCGGCGGTGATGCAACTCTCAGAGATGAACGTGCGACAACTCCTCTCGAGAGCGAGAAGAAACCTGAAAGATAAAATGAAGAAGTATGAGTATGGAGAAAGAGTTTGAGTCCTTATTGGAAAAGTTCTACCGCGGTGAAACAGACCGCCGGGAGGAGCAACTCCTTTCCGGTTATTTGAACAATGAGTCACTGCCGGCACGATTCGAAGCTGACAGGGAACTGTATAGACTGCTTTCGTCAACCGCACCGGAGATGCCGAAGGGCCTGGAGTCGAAGATGGGTCACTTGGTCGACAGAATGGAAAGAGCTGAAATAAGCGGGAAGACAACTGAGAAGGGGACCCTCATCCGGAGAAATTTAAAACTCCGGATCGCCGGGATGGTAGCCTCGCTGCTGATCGTCGCCACAATTGGATTCTGGACCTATTTCAGTGGGAGCGACAACGAATCGCTGCTTGCCGATACCTTCGAGAACCCGGAACAGGCTGAGGCAGCAACACTGGAGGCACTGCAGCTTTTCGCAAACAACTTCTCAAAGGGAACACGTACGGTAGAGCATGCCGACCGGCAGGTAGACAAAGCATTCAGCCTCTTGCGTGAAACTGTGGGACGGTGAGTGATGAGTGGGGAAGATTCTGTAAATGAGTAAAAAAGAGAACAACCATAAAGATTGAGTAAAATGAAAAAGATGATGATGGTGCTTGCGCTTGCCCTCACAGCCTCCGGGCTGTTCGCGCAGAACAATCCGTTTGAGAAATTCACGGACATGGAGGGCGTGACTTCGGTCTATATTTCAAAAAACATGCTGTCGCTAATGCCCAAAGAATCGGGCATGCGGTTTGGAGATGTGGATGTATCAAATTTCCTGGAGAAGCTCTCATCCATCCTGATCCTTACCTCTGAGAACAAGCCGGTCGCGCAGGAGATGGTTTCACTTGCCAACAAGCGGATGCGGGACGATAAGTATGAATTGCTGATGCGGGTCAAGTCGGATGACGGCGAGCTGGTTAATTTCTTCATGAAAGGCAAGCCGGAAAACATTCACGAGATGATCATGATTGTGGAAGACAGCGATGGTGAGAGCGTGATCATGCAATTCCTGGGAGCTTTTTCACTGGATGACGCGAAGAAAATCACCGATGGGTTGCAGCAGAAGAACAAGTGAGTGAGCATGTCAGTCGCACAACCTGCACCGGATGAGCATCTGCTTGTCCGGTTTTTTTATTGTTCTGTGGATAAGGTTCAATCACCCGAAATATGTTATATTTGCTCAATATTTCAATATCCAAAGCATGAAACAAGACTCGTTCTCACTATCCGAACTTAACCGTCGGGTGAAGAATGCCATCAGCGATCACCTGCCGGAAACCTATTGGTTGCGGGCAGAAACCAGCGATGTGCGCCGCAATCAGAACGGTCACTGCTACCTGGAGTTCGTGGAGAAGGATGCAGAGAAACAACATATCGTGGCTAAGGCACGTGGGATGATCTGGTCGAATGTCTTCCAGATGCTTTCAGCCTATTTCGAAGCGGAGACGGGACAATCCTTTACTTCGGGGCTCAATGTGCTGGTGCGTGTGTCGGTCGACTTTCACGAGCTGTATGGTTTCTCTCTTACCGTGGTCGACATCGAACCCTCCTTCACACTGGGCGAGATTGCCCGCAATCGACAGCAGGTGCTCCGGCAACTGGAGGAGGAGGGGGTGCTGACACTCAACAGGGAACTGGAGCTACCGGAGCTGATCCGCCGCATCGCAGTGATTTCCTCCCCCAACGCAGCCGGTTATGGTGATTTCTGTGACCAGCTAGCTCGCAACAGCGGAGGGTTCATTTTCTACACGAAATTATTCCCCGCCATCATGCAGGGGGAGCGCAGCGAGAGTTCCATCATCGCTGCGCTGGAACAGGTGTTCCGTTACAGTGATCACTTCGACGCGGTGACCCTCATCCGTGGCGGTGGTGCCACCTCCGACCTGAACTGCTTCGATAGCTACTCGCTGGCAGTCAACGTGGCACAGTTTCCCTTGCCGGTGGTGAGTGGCATTGGTCATGAGCGTGATGTGACGGTGCTGGACCACGTGGCACACACCCGTGCCAAGACACCCACCGCTGTTGCCGAGTTTTTGATCGGTCACACCTTGAAAACGGCTTCAGAGCTGGCGGACCTTGAGGAGCGGCTGCAGGGTAAAACCCGGTCGGTGTTGCGGCAGGAATCGTCAGAGATCCGCCTCTTTAGCAAGGACACCGTACACCTCTCCACCCTCCTGTTGCAAAAAGAGGAGGCACAGACTCAACAGTTGTCAGAGACGATGCGACATCTGCTAAAACAACAGTTGCAGCAGCAACGTCATCAGGTGGAGAGCATGGAACAGTATGTTCGGATGGTGTCACCAGCAAATGTGCTGAAAAGGGGGTATACCCTCACCATCAGGAATGGCAGCATCATCACCTCCCTCCACGACGTCGCTCCCGGAGATGTGATCGAGACCCACTTTCGTGATGGCATCGCCACCTCGGAGGTGTGTGGCGTGAGCAATCGTCAGGAGGCGGAAAAAATCTGAGCGTGAAAACTTCAAAATATTACAGAATGGATACCAATATGGAACATATGAGCTATACAGAAGCAAAGAAAGAACTTATCGATATCGTTTTCGCCATCGAGACGGGGGAGCTTGATGTAGATGCACTGACCGAGAAGGTGAAGCGGGCCTCCGAGTTGATCCTCTTCTGCCAGGCGAAGCTCACCCAGACTGACGAGGAGTTACAGAAGATACTCGACGACATCACATGAAACCAACAAAACAGCAAAGCGTGATCATCGTTGCCGGAGGTAAGGGCCTCCGTGCAGGCGGGGAGTTGCCGAAGCAGTTTCAACTAATTGGCGGCCTTCCGGTACTGATGCATACCATCGCTGCTTTTCACCGTTACAACCCTGAAATCATCATCGTGGTAGTGCTGCCGGAGGGTTTCGAGTCTCACTGGGAGGAACTGCTCCGCACGCACCATTTCACATTGCCTCATCGCACGGTAACGGGTGGAGAGACACGATTCCAATCTGTCCGTAACGGACTGGAACTGATTCCTGCTGAAGGGTTGGTGGCGGTTCATGATGCGGCACGCCCCCTGGTGACGAGAGAACTGATCGGCCGATGCTTCAAGGCCTGTGACACCCAACAATGCGGTGTGATTCCTGTGGTACGTGAAAGCGCCAGCGTGCGGCTTCTCACGGATGAGGGAAGCCATATGATAGACAGGGAGCTGTTGCGGTTGGTACAGACACCGCAGCTCTTCCCAGCCGCGGAATTGAAAAAGGCATACCAATGGCCATACGATCCCGCTTTCACAGATGATGCATCGGTAGCCGAGAGGCAGGGTCTCCCCATCCTGCTGATAGAGGGTGAGGAAAGCAATATCAAAATCACAACACCGTTTGACTTTTTGATCGCAGAGCAACTGCTTCTTCATCTGCCAAAATGATAGAAACGATTCCTGTTTTTCAATAAATAGGACAAAAAGTGGGGTTTTGTGAAAATAATCATTCCATTTTGTCATTATATCATGTATTTTTATTATTTTTGATGAAATAATACAAAGCTCACTTCTCATGGAAAAAATTGATAAATTAGACAGACAGATACTGGAAATCATCTCACAGAATGCCCGCATCCCTTTCCGCGATGTAGCTGAGCAGTGCGGAGTATCGCGTGCCGCCATCCACCAACGTGTGCAGCGGATGATTGAAAATGAGGTGATCACAGGATCCGGCTATCATGTGAACCCGAAGGTGTTGGGTTATGCTTCCAGTGCCTACATCGGTGTGAAACTAGAGAAAGGATCTATGTACAAGAACGTGATCCCCGAGTTCGACAAGATCCCCGAGGTGACTGAGTGCCATTTCACAACAGGACCCTACACCTTGCTGGTGAAGCTGTATGCCCGTGACAACGAGCACTTGATGGAACTGCTCAACAACCGCATCCAGGAGATTCCCGGCGTGGTGGCCACCGAGACGATGATCTCGCTGAGCCAGAGCGTAAAGCGCGAGATCCCAATCATGCGCGAGAGTAACTGACATCCCTCTTCCGACTCCAGCCATACACCCCTTCACAGGGACGCAGCAGCGCGACCCTGTGTAGGGGTGATTTGTTAAATTCCATTTTTTTACTTACCTTTGCACAGCTTTTGAAAAGGATGTCTTACCTTTTTAAATGCAATACAGTCGGTTTATCAGCAGGTTTTCAGAAGGTTACATGTCCATCCCTGTTACATTTTAACACGTTTCCCGGCTTCCGGGTTTTAGGTTAAGTCCTTCGTAAAAGCTATCTGTCGATGCTTTCCCTTTTTCACGGATGATACAATCCATATTACTGAACAGAGAAGAAATCTCTGATCTGCTTCATCGTTGATTAATCAACATTCAATCCAAAATAAAACTCGAATGGTTTATCAAAAAATTTTACTGATTATTTCACTGTTTTTTATTGCCTCCTCACTCTACCCACAACCTCCTGAAAAGGAAGATGGCTTCACTTTGGGCGGGGCACTTCGCTACAACCTGATGTCGACGAACTACGAGAGCAACGGAAACAAACTTAAAACGAAGACCGACTGGGATACCTGGCGCCTTAACGTGGAGGGATCCCACTCCGGCATCGACCTGAGCTTCGAATACCGCTTTTATCCCTCCAGTGGAACTCATTTCATACATCACGGTTACCTGGGATACGGCTTCACAGATAAGGTATACATGATGCTGGGGGTATCGCAGGTACCGTTCGGTATCGCCGACTTTGCTTCTCATTCCTGGTGGTTCCAGATTCCCTATTACCTGGGACTGGAAGATGACTACGACATGGGGGTGCGGTTCGACATCGCGCCTGCCGACAATTTGGATCTCTCGTTTGCCTACTACCGGCAGGCGGAGCCGGCGGGACCGGTGGCGGGAACGAACAATGTGGGTCAGGGGAGATACTCCTACGACATTCTCCCCGGTACAGGCTCCTTCCTCAATCAGCAGGGGGAATTAATGAGTGCCTATGCAACCCTGCATGAGGTGGATCAGTTCAATGCGCGCCTCAACTGGGAGTTTATCCCCGGCTGGGTGGCAGGTCTCTCCGCACAGGCGGGTGGTCTTTACAACCCCAAGCTGGATGAGACTACCACTTCAACTGCATTTGCCGCTCACCTGGCCGCCACCTTCGGTCGCTTCAGCCTGAAAACAGAGTTGATCAGCTACGATTACAACGCCCTGTCAGACGAGGGTGATAAACTCGATGTGGTACAGATGGGTGCCTATGGTTATGATTATGCGGGAGGTGACAATTACAGCGGTGGTGTGGCGGCCAAGGCTAATATCTATGTGGCCGGTCTAGCCTACACGTTGCCA
This genomic window from Dysgonomonadaceae bacterium zrk40 contains:
- a CDS encoding 2-C-methyl-D-erythritol 4-phosphate cytidylyltransferase, whose product is MKPTKQQSVIIVAGGKGLRAGGELPKQFQLIGGLPVLMHTIAAFHRYNPEIIIVVVLPEGFESHWEELLRTHHFTLPHRTVTGGETRFQSVRNGLELIPAEGLVAVHDAARPLVTRELIGRCFKACDTQQCGVIPVVRESASVRLLTDEGSHMIDRELLRLVQTPQLFPAAELKKAYQWPYDPAFTDDASVAERQGLPILLIEGEESNIKITTPFDFLIAEQLLLHLPK
- the xseB gene encoding exodeoxyribonuclease VII small subunit, translating into MEHMSYTEAKKELIDIVFAIETGELDVDALTEKVKRASELILFCQAKLTQTDEELQKILDDIT
- a CDS encoding Lrp/AsnC ligand binding domain-containing protein, with product MEKIDKLDRQILEIISQNARIPFRDVAEQCGVSRAAIHQRVQRMIENEVITGSGYHVNPKVLGYASSAYIGVKLEKGSMYKNVIPEFDKIPEVTECHFTTGPYTLLVKLYARDNEHLMELLNNRIQEIPGVVATETMISLSQSVKREIPIMRESN